The Oncorhynchus tshawytscha isolate Ot180627B linkage group LG18, Otsh_v2.0, whole genome shotgun sequence genome has a window encoding:
- the ctsbb gene encoding cathepsin Bb, with amino-acid sequence MCRLALLCLLSALSVSWAKPRLPLLSPEMVQYINTADTTWTAGQNFHNVDISYVKSLCGTLLKGPRLPELVQSDEDMSLPDSFDARLQWPNCPTIKEIRDQGSCGSCWAFGAAEAISDRYCIHSNGKVSVEISAEDLLSCCDACGMGCMGGFPSAAWDYWAESGLVTGGLYGSNIGCRPYSIAPCEHHVNGTRPPCTGEGDTPKCVSECTAGYTPSYKKDKRFGKQTYSVPPKEQQIMTELYKNGPVEAAFSVYEDFLLYKTGVYQHVTGQMLGGHAIKILGWGKENNTPYWLVANSWNTDWGDNGFFKILRGKDECGIESEIVAGIPRL; translated from the exons ATGTGTCGTCTGGCCCTTCTGTGTCTTCTCTCGGCCCTGTCTGTTAGCTGGGCTAAGCCCCGCCTCCCTCTACTGTCTCCTGAGATGGTTCAGTACATCAACACCGCAGACACCACATGGACG GCTGGCCAGAACttccacaatgttgacatcagttATGTGAAGAGTTTGTGTGGAACCCTGCTGAAGGGACCCAGGCTGCCagagct GGTGCAGTCTGATGAGGACATGAGTCTGCCAGACAGCTTTGACGCACGGCTGCAGTGGCCCAACTGTCCCACCATCAAAGAGATCAGAGACCAGGGATCCTGTGGCTCCTGCTGG GCCTTTGGGGCAGCTGAGGCCATCTCCGACAGGTATTGTATCCATAGCAATGGCAAGGTCTCCGTGGAGATCTCAGCTGAGGACCTGTTGTCATGCTGTGATGCCTGTGGCAtggg gtgtatgggGGGCTTCCCATCAGCTGCCTGGGACTACTGGGCTGAGTCTGGGCTGGTTACAGGAGGGCTCTACGGATCCAATATAG gctgtagaccttacagcatCGCTCCGTGTGAGCATCACGTGAACGGAACACGCCCCCCCTGCACAGGTGAGGGTGACACGCCTAAGTGTGTGTCCGAGTGCACCGCTGGATACACCCCCTCCTACAAGAAGGACAAACGCTTCG GAAAGCAGACGTACAGCGTTCCCCCGAAGGAACAGCAGATCATGACTGAGCTCTATAAGAATGGCCCAGTGGAGGCAGCCTTCTCTGTCTATGAGGACTTCCTCCTTTACAAGACCG GTGTGTACCAGCATGTGACTGGACAGATGCTGGGGGGTCATGCCATCAAGATCCTGGGCTGGGGAAAGGAGAATAACACCCCCTACTGGCTGGTTGCCAACTCCTGGAACACAGACTGGGGTGACAATG GGTTCTTCAAGATCCTGCGGGGAAAGGATGAGTGTGGCATTGAATCCGAGATAGTGGCGGGGATACCGAGGCTTTAG
- the LOC121839934 gene encoding interferon-induced protein 44-like translates to MGPPGSGKSSFINSVRSVMFGRVLLLPFIGTATKGFIKKLKSYDIRSERGGKPTALTLCDVLALGDGETTDLTVRDALAVINGHAPNRHKFQSESPIKAETSGYRPVPSVNDQIHCAVFVLNACQVMTTSDDLTETLRTLQAEISDLDIPQVVLLTHVDQVCHAVQEDVKFVYSSRILQEKMQKPAEVVGLPVSYVLPVKNYSSELSVSCNTDILLLSAVHHILQAVDDTFEDY, encoded by the exons ATGGGTCCTCCTGGGTCAGGAAAATCCAGCTTCATCAACTCTGTCAGATCTGTGATGTTCGGAAGAGTCCTTCTCCTGCCTTTTATTGGCACTGCAACAAAGGGCTTCATCAAGAAG cTGAAGTCATATGACATCcggtcagagagaggagggaagccCACAGCTCTGACCCTGTGTGATGTGTTGGCTCTGGGGGACGGTGAGACGACTGACCTGACCGTCCGAGACGCACTGGCTGTCATCAACGGGCACGCCCCCAATCGACACAAG TTTCAAAGTGAATCGCCCATCAAAGCTGAGACTTCAGGTTACAGACCTGTTCCATCGGTAAATGACCAAATCCATTGTGCGGTGTTTGTTTTGAATGCCTGCCAAGTCATGACCACCAGTGATGACCTTACAGAGACACTGAGGACACTTCAAGCTGAAATCTCAGACCTAG ACATCCCCCAGGTGGTTCTGTTGACCCATGTGGACCAGGTGTGTCATGCCGTCCAAGAGGATGTGAAGTTTGTCTACTCCAGCCGGATCCTACAGGAGAAG ATGCAGAAACCAGCAGAGGTGGTGGGTTTGCCAGTGTCCTATGTGCTTCCAGTGAAGAACTATTCCAGTGAGTTGTCTGTGAGCTGCAACACTGACATCCTGCTGCTGAGTGCAGTTCATCACATTCTCCAAGCTGTGGACGACACATTTGAGGATTACTGA